In Ctenopharyngodon idella isolate HZGC_01 chromosome 1, HZGC01, whole genome shotgun sequence, a single genomic region encodes these proteins:
- the pds5a gene encoding sister chromatid cohesion protein PDS5 homolog A isoform X3 — MMEFPQQPQQQRPAGDGKIIYPLGVKEITDKISNDEVVKRLKLVVKTYMDMDQDSEEEKQQYLALALHLASEFFLRNPNKDVRLLVACCLADIFRIYAPEAPYTSHDKLKEIFLFITRQLKGLEDTKSPQFNRYFYLLENLAWVKSYNICFELEDCNEIFIQLFKTLFSVINNSHNQKVQMHMLDLMSSIIMEGDGVTQELLDTILINLIPAHKNLNKQAYDLAKTLLKRTVQTIETCIASFFNQVLVMGKSSVSDLSEHVFDLIQELFAIDPLLLVSVMPQLEFKLKSNDGEERLAVVKLLAKLFGAKDSELATQNRPLWQCFLGRFNDIHVPVRLECVKFASHCLMNHPDLAKDLTEFLKVRSHDPEEAIRHDVIVTIINAGKKDLNLVNDQLLGFVRERMLDKRWRVRKEAMMGLAQLYKKYCLHHEAGKESALKISWIKDKLLHIYYQNSIDDKLLVEKIFAQYMVPHSLETEEKMKCLYYLYACLDTNAVKALNEMWKCQNMLRGLVRELLDLHKLPTSEANTTAMFGKLMTIAKNLPDPGKAQDFMKKFNQVLGEDEKLRLQLEQLISPTCSCKQAEQCVREITRKLTFPKQPTNPFLEMVKFLLERIAPVHIDSEAISALVKLLNKSIEGTADDEDEGVTPDTAIRAGLELLKVLSFTHPTAFHSAETYESLLQCLKMEDDKVAEAAIQIFRNTGQKIETELPQIRSTLIPILHQKAKRGTPHQAKQAVHCIHAIFHNKEVQLAQIFEPLSRSLNADVPEQLITPLVSLGHISMLAPDQFASPMKSIVANFIVKDLLMNDRSVGNKNGRLWTADDEVSPEVLAKVQAIKLLVRWLLGMKNNQSKSANSTLRLLSAMLVSEGDLTEQKKISKSDMSRLRLAAGSAIMKLAQEPCYHDIITPEQFQLCGLVINDECYQVRQIFAQKLHVALVKLLLPLEYMAVFALCAKDPVKERRAHARQCLLKNISVRREYIKQNPMAHEKLLSLLPEYVVPYMIHLLAHDPDLTKPQDLEQIRDVKECLWFMLEVLMTKNENNSHSFLRKMVENIKQTKDAQAPDDPKANEKLYIVCDVALFVIANKSTSCHLDSPKDPVLPSKFFTPPDKEFVNDKEYLSPEAKVVLQTGKIQQPPKQTGVLGAVNKPLTVTARRPFIKTTTADTVSNASTNSQPSSPATNKSRDVNSEASETGARENEENPVITKAGGVKKDEAAQPSGKKRAAPASDGTENSVSPNPSAGSQPPANKPRRGRPPKNPAGVATPDKEAGATTGGGSGRGRKRAAPAQDPATTASADSISGKTPKQQKEAEPKRAGPQRQIDLQR; from the exons CTGGTGGTCAAGACATACATGGACATGGATCAAGACTCAGAGGAGGAAAAGCAGCAGTATTTGGCTCTGGCTCTTCACCTGGCCTCTGAATTCTTCCTGCGAAACCCCAACAAGGATGTACGGTTACTCGTGGCCTGCTGTCTCGCTGACATCTTCAGGATCTACGCTCCGGAGGCCCCATACACCTCACATGACAAGCTCAAG GAAATTTTTCTCTTCATTACTCGGCAGTTGAAGGGATTAGAGGACACTAAGAGCCCTCAGTTTAACAGATATTTTTACTTGCTAGAG AACCTGGCATGGGTGAAGTCCTACAACATCTGTTTTGAATTGGAAGACTGTAATGAGATCTTCATCCAGCTCTTCAAAACTCTCTTTTCTGTCATCAA TAACAGCCATAATCAGAAGGTGCAGATGCACATGTTGGACCTGATGAGTTCCATCATCATGGAGGGGGATGGAGTGACGCAGGAGCTGCTAGACACAATCCTCATCAACCTCATCCCTGCTCACAAA AACTTGAATAAGCAGGCATATGACCTGGCCAAGACTCTTCTGAAAAGAACGGTTCAGACCATCGAAACCTGTATCGCCTCA TTCTTTAATCAGGTGTTGGTTATGGGAAAGTCCTCCGTGAGTGATCTGTCGGAGCATGTATTTGACCTCATTCAGGAGCTCTTTGCAATTGACCCTCTGCTCCTCGTATCTGTGATGCCACAACTTGAGTTTAAATTAAAG AGTAATGATGGAGAGGAGAGGTTGGCTGTGGTTAAATTGTTGGCTAAACTCTTTGGAGCAAAAGACTCTGAACTGGCTACCCAGAATCGCCCACTCTGGCAGTGTTTTCTGGGCAG GTTCAATGACATTCATGTTCCTGTGAGACTGGAATGTGTGAAGTTTGCTAGCCACTGCCTGATGAACCACCCAGATCTTGCCAAGGATCTTACAG AGTTTCTGAAAGTGAGATCACATGACCCTGAGGAGGCAATCAGACATGATGTCATTGTGACCATCATCAACGCAGGGAAGAAAGACCTGAACCTGGTGAATGATCAACTGCTGGGGTTCGTCAGAGAGAGGATGTTGGACAAGAGG TGGCGTGTCCGTAAAGAAGCAATGATGGGTTTGGCTCAGCTGTATAAGAAGTACTGTCTGCACCATGAGGCTGGGAAGGAGTCTGCTTTGAAAATCAGCTGGATCAAAGACAAACTCTTACACATCTACTACCAGAACAGCATAGATGACAA GTTGTTGGTGGAGAAGATCTTTGCACAGTACATGGTTCCTCACAGTTTGGAGACTGAGGAGAAGATGAAGTGTCTGTACTACCTTTATGCATGTCTGGACACTAACGCTGTCAA agcACTGAATGAAATGTGGAAGTGTCAGAATATGTTGAGAGGACTGGTTCGAGAACTGCTGGACTTACACAAACTGCCTACA TCTGAAGCAAACACCACAGCAATGTTCGGAAAACTTATGACCATCGCTA AGAATCTCCCAGACCCAGGCAAAGCTCAGGACTTTATGAAGAAGTTTAATCAGGTTCTGGGTGAAGATGAGAAACTACGTCTTCAGCTTGAGCAACTCATCAGCCCCACCTGCTCATGTAAACAGGCTGAACAGTGTGTG AGGGAAATCACACGGAAGCTGACATTCCCCAAGCAGCCCACAAACCCATTCCTGGAGATGGTGAAATTCCTGCTGGAGAGAATCGCACCAGTGCACATTGACTCTGAGGCCATAAG tgcCCTGGTTAAGCTGTTAAATAAGTCAATTGAGGGCACtgctgatgatgaagatgagggAGTTACTCCTGATACTGCCATCCGCGCTGGACTTGAGTTGCTCAAG gttttgtcatttactcaccccactGCGTTCCACTCAGCTGAGACATACGAGTCTTTGCTGCAGTGTCTGAAGATGGAGGACGATAAAGTGGCGGAAGCAGCAATACAGATCTTCAGAAACACAGGACAAAAGATTGAGACAGAACTGCCACAAATCCGCTC CACTCTAATTCCCATACTACATCAGAAGGCAAAGCGAGGCACCCCCCACCAGGCCAAACAGGCGGTCCACTGCATCCATGCCATCTTTCACAACAAAGAGGTCCAGTTAGCGCAAATATTTGAG CCATTGTCACGCAGTCTGAATGCAGATGTGCCTGAACAGCTGATCACTCCACTCGTGTCTCTTGGACACATCTCCATGCTGGCCCCGGATCAATTTGCGTCACCCATGAAGTCAATCGTAGCTAATTTCATCGTGAAGGACCTTCTGATGAATGACAGA TCTGTGGGAAACAAGAATGGGCGGCTCTGGACAGCTGATGATGAGGTTTCCCCTGAAGTGCTGGCTAAG GTGCAAGCCATTAAGCTGTTGGTCCGCTGGTTGTTGGGAATGAAGAATAATCAGTCTAAATCCGCTAACTCTACTCTCAGACTCCTCTCAGCCATGCTGGTCAGTGAGGGAGACCTCACCGAGCAGAAGAAAATCAG CAAGTCTGACATGTCTCGACTGAGGCTTGCAGCGGGGAGCGCCATCATGAAACTGGCACAAGAGCCTTGTTACCATGACATCATCACTCCAGAACAGTTCCAGCTCTGTGGACTCGTCATTAAT GATGAGTGCTATCAGGTGCGGCAGATCTTTGCTCAGAAGTTACATGTTGCTCTGGTGAAGTTGTTGTTGCCACTGGAGTACATGGCTGTGTTTGCTTTGTGCGCTAAAGACCCAGTGAAAGAGCGACGTGCTCATGCCCGACAGTGCCTGCTCAAGAACATCAGTGTCCGCAGAGAGTACATCAAACAGAATCCCATGGCCCATG aaaagCTGCTGTCTCTCCTGCCAGAATATGTGGTGCCATACATGATCCATCTTCTAGCTCATGATCCAGACCTTACCAAACCGCAGGATTTGGAGCAGATCAGAGATGTCAAAGA gtgctTGTGGTTCATGCTGGAGGTGTTGATGACAAAGAATGAGAATAACAGTCACTCATTTCTGAGGAAGATGGTAGAGaacatcaaacaaacaaaagatgcACAGGCCCCAGATGACCCAAAGGCAAACGAG AAACTTTACATTGTGTGTGATGTGGCATTATTTGTGATCGCAAACAAGAGCACTTCATGTCATCTGGACTCCCCAAAAGATCCTGTGCTGCCTAGCAAGTTCTTTACCCCACCTGATAAG GAATTTGTCAATGATAAGGAATATCTCTCACCAGAGGCAAAAGTAGTTCTGCAGACAGGGAAAATCCAG CAACCACCAAAGCAGACAGGTGTACTGGGGGCAGTGAACAAACCTTTAACGGTAACCGCTCGCCGGCCGTTCATTAAAACCACCACTGCCGACACAGTGAGCAACGCAAGCACTAACTCCCAACCCAGCTCACCTGCAACAAATAAGAGCAG GGATGTAAATTCTGAGGCTTCAGAGACTGGGGCAAGGGAGAATGAAGAGAATCCAGTGATCACAAAAGCAGGAGGTGTAAAGAAG GATGAGGCTGCTCAGCCCAGTGGGAAGAAACGTGCGGCACCTGCAAGTGACGGCACGGAGAACAGTGTGTCTCCAAACCCCTCAGCAGGATCACAGCCCCCTGCCAATAAACCACGACGTGGCCGACCCCCTAAAAACCCTGCAGGTGTTGCCACACCGGATAAAGAGGCTGGAGCTACAACAGGGGGAGGGTCTGGGCGGGGCCGAAAGAGAGCAGCACCTGCTCAGGATCCCGCCACCACAGCCTCAGCTGATTCAATCAGTGGCAAGACACCAAAACAGCAGAAAGAAGCAGAGCCGAAAAGAGCGGGGCCACAGAGACAGATAGACCTACAAAGGTAA